A single region of the Aquarana catesbeiana isolate 2022-GZ linkage group LG07, ASM4218655v1, whole genome shotgun sequence genome encodes:
- the HPDL gene encoding 4-hydroxyphenylpyruvate dioxygenase-like protein: MVSPLIRLSHITLQVFSAQKAITNLVTKYRFRPFAARGLDGSSPCQVALRNGGVVFMVNENSQETLIGSSLLYDWPVPLPSADTACNVSYEVEDLPGLCHRLADKGCHLLVPPTEICDDDGSLSYCVVKSVVGNVNHTLIDRTRYRAPFLPGFQLLQSDDVSAEDVTSVDHVTYACPRGSTPRVIDWYRRCFGFQHFPLSSREDPERGFEIRGPEIGLRLTSIECPGRNEVGKIVISESLPQSGNNQIDQFLRHHREGGIQHAGLATPHIFKAASVFAQCGVLFAVQPPSYYTAPQKQAEILSAGLAPQHLSQFGILLDSSAGLAEKDGGILLQVFAEPLFSKDSFYLELIERRGAQGFGEGNIRALWRSMQDMMEDLSQKQQEGATSH; this comes from the coding sequence ATGGTGTCCCCGCTGATCCGCCTCAGCCACATCACCCTGCAGGTCTTCAGTGCCCAAAAGGCCATCACTAATCTGGTGACCAAATACAGATTCCGTCCGTTTGCTGCTCGTGGGTTGGATGGGTCCTCGCCATGTCAGGTAGCTCTAAGAAACGGGGGAGTGGTGTTCATGGTGAATGAGAACAGTCAGGAGACCCTGATAGGATCGTCTTTGCTCTATGATTGGCCAGTTCCCCTTCCATCAGCAGACACAGCCTGCAATGTCAGCTATGAGGTGGAAGATTTGCCAGGTTTGTGCCACCGACTGGCTGACAAAGGTTGCCACCTGTTAGTGCCGCCAACAGAGATCTGCGATGACGATGGCTCGCTTTCATACTGCGTGGTGAAGTCTGTAGTTGGGAACGTGAACCACACGTTGATTGACCGCACTCGGTACAGAGCGCCATTTCTGCCTGGGTTCCAACTGCTGCAGAGTGATGACGTCTCTGCGGAGGATGTGACATCTGTAGACCATGTGACATATGCCTGCCCACGAGGATCCACCCCACGTGTCATAGACTGGTATAGACGTTGCTTTGGGTTCCAGCATTTTCCCCTGTCCAGCAGGGAAGACCCGGAGCGGGGTTTTGAGATTAGAGGCCCTGAGATAGGTCTGCGCCTGACCTCCATAGAGTGCCCTGGGCGTAATGAAGTTGGTAAGATAGTTATAAGCGAATCTTTACCACAGTCAGGAAACAACCAGATCGACCAGTTCCTGCGACACCACCGAGAAGGCGGGATTCAACACGCCGGCCTTGCCACTCCCCATATCTTCAAAGCCGCCTCTGTATTCGCGCAGTGTGGAGTCCTATTTGCTGTGCAGCCCCCATCCTACTATACCGCCCCCCAGAAACAGGCAGAGATCCTCTCCGCAGGGTTAGCGCCCCAACACCTGTCACAGTTTGGGATCTTGCTGGACTCTTCCGCAGGATTGGCGGAGAAGGACGGAGGGATCTTGTTACAGGTCTTCGCTGAGCCCCTATTCAGCAAAGATTCCTTCTACTTGGAGCTCATCGAGCGTCGGGGGGCCCAGGGATTCGGGGAAGGAAATATCCGTGCTCTGTGGCGCTCTATGCAGGATATGATGGAAGATCTGAGCCAGAAACAGCAGGAGGGGGCCACGTCCCACTGA